From the genome of Ignavibacteriales bacterium, one region includes:
- a CDS encoding inorganic diphosphatase, producing the protein MASDKIRNNFNPWHNVSYGNDAPRIVNTIIEIPEGSKAKYELDKTSGLLKLDRVLFSAVHYPANYGFIPRTLSDDEDPLDILVICSVEVDPLCLIEAKVIGVMEMVDNEEKDEKIIAVAKNDISVNYIEDLEHMPPHTMIQLQRFFEDYKKLEHKNVVVEKIVGKEEAYLVIRDGIKRYEDKYGKDF; encoded by the coding sequence ATGGCGTCTGATAAAATTAGAAACAATTTCAATCCTTGGCATAATGTAAGTTATGGTAATGATGCACCGAGAATTGTAAATACAATAATTGAAATTCCCGAAGGATCGAAAGCTAAATACGAACTTGATAAAACCAGCGGTCTACTTAAATTAGACCGCGTTTTATTCTCTGCAGTCCACTATCCCGCCAATTACGGATTCATTCCACGAACTTTAAGCGACGATGAAGACCCTCTCGATATCTTAGTAATTTGTTCTGTTGAAGTTGACCCGCTTTGTCTGATTGAAGCAAAAGTTATTGGCGTTATGGAGATGGTTGATAATGAAGAAAAAGATGAAAAGATTATTGCGGTTGCCAAGAATGATATTTCGGTTAATTACATTGAAGATTTAGAACATATGCCGCCGCATACAATGATACAACTTCAGAGATTTTTTGAAGATTACAAAAAACTTGAGCACAAAAACGTTGTTGTTGAAAAGATCGTTGGTAAAGAAGAAGCGTATTTGGTTATTCGTGACGGTATAAAACGTTACGAAGATAAATACGGGAAAGATTTTTGA
- a CDS encoding tetratricopeptide repeat protein codes for MKKRMLIFFGIVFTIININAQSTVSDGEKAIKDKDYAKALKIASEMIEANNTSDAFKLLIPLEQKGVMDKKLFEYFGDAYAQMNVTENAINYYAKAEAIDSLDIALKFKSAETFVKAERYTEAVNKYLKIVQIDPNNAKAFIQAATILYKAKLYADAAVMYEKYLALDQTEDAYQKITRALLESKSYEKVYQFALEGLKKYPNNSLLNKGAAISSFVLQKFDEAGKYYSAVPDSEMTVSDLKNAGRAFQLMKNDSTAIKYYERVIQKDSTQSALFMDMANNYFRNKDYEMAIKYYTAKIKLDPTYEPAYRNAGFAYYEANNWDGARQAFLKAKELSDTTFTTNYWLAQVYTKMDSSDQAAEQYVKILKLTEGRESQFKDYILEAVVNLGQRAFLKKNYTGAITYYRRANQIKPNDWRYMESLGACYQTLQNYDEAIKWYCATVKINPKSENARKGLRMMSADDCIPKNGK; via the coding sequence ATGAAAAAACGAATGCTCATATTTTTCGGTATTGTTTTTACAATTATCAACATCAACGCTCAGAGTACCGTGAGTGATGGTGAAAAAGCGATTAAGGATAAGGATTATGCTAAAGCATTAAAAATCGCCAGTGAAATGATTGAGGCGAATAATACTTCTGACGCTTTTAAATTATTGATTCCTCTAGAACAAAAAGGCGTGATGGATAAAAAACTTTTTGAATATTTTGGCGATGCGTATGCCCAGATGAACGTAACTGAAAATGCTATTAATTACTACGCCAAAGCCGAAGCGATCGATTCGTTAGATATTGCACTGAAGTTTAAAAGCGCTGAAACTTTTGTTAAAGCAGAAAGGTACACGGAAGCTGTTAATAAATATTTAAAAATTGTTCAAATTGATCCGAATAATGCAAAAGCTTTTATACAAGCAGCTACAATTTTATACAAAGCTAAATTATACGCAGATGCCGCCGTTATGTATGAAAAATATTTGGCTTTAGATCAAACTGAAGACGCTTACCAAAAAATTACAAGAGCATTGCTAGAATCCAAGAGCTATGAAAAAGTTTACCAATTTGCTTTAGAGGGATTGAAAAAGTATCCGAACAACTCCTTATTAAACAAAGGCGCCGCGATATCATCCTTTGTTTTGCAAAAATTTGACGAAGCCGGAAAATATTATTCTGCCGTTCCCGATTCTGAAATGACTGTAAGCGACTTGAAAAATGCCGGTAGAGCATTTCAATTGATGAAAAATGATTCAACCGCGATAAAATATTACGAAAGAGTAATTCAAAAAGATAGTACACAATCTGCTTTGTTCATGGATATGGCAAATAATTATTTCCGTAACAAAGATTACGAAATGGCAATAAAATATTATACGGCAAAAATTAAACTTGATCCGACATATGAACCGGCATACCGTAATGCTGGATTTGCTTATTACGAAGCGAATAATTGGGATGGTGCTAGACAGGCATTTTTGAAAGCAAAAGAATTAAGTGATACAACGTTTACAACCAATTATTGGCTGGCACAGGTTTACACAAAAATGGATTCTTCCGACCAGGCCGCAGAACAATATGTAAAAATTCTTAAACTTACAGAGGGCAGGGAAAGTCAATTTAAGGATTACATTTTGGAAGCTGTAGTTAATCTCGGTCAAAGAGCATTCCTAAAGAAAAATTACACAGGTGCAATCACGTATTATCGAAGAGCTAATCAAATTAAACCGAATGACTGGAGATATATGGAATCGCTCGGCGCATGTTATCAAACATTGCAAAATTATGATGAAGCTATTAAATGGTATTGCGCTACAGTGAAGATTAATCCTAAAAGCGAAAACGCCAGAAAAGGTCTTAGAATGATGAGTGCGGATGATTGTATTCCGAAGAATGGCAAGTAA
- a CDS encoding substrate-binding domain-containing protein, with product MRNLIKISFLLLGFLAIFSACHERQETAIKGYLKCYVDESLYDVVKAERDSFIVRYPQSKIDLVTVKAREGITAVFNGETKLFVSSRNLNDEERTFYDKQKSQMKGFKFCFDAVVPIVRENDPNEKITLDEIKKILRGERRDFTVFVPEHNSGVYEYLKEKLLDNQEPKNVSIVQSEKETISKVKSVKNSLGFVGLNTLSDVKGVKILEVASKTRSDGESLYYKPYVAYLVSESYPLVRTTTIFINDYGIGLAAGFSTFLTSYDGQKIVSQNNLGPATVPVKMVELNRR from the coding sequence ATGAGGAATCTGATTAAAATATCGTTCTTACTCTTGGGGTTTCTTGCCATATTTTCAGCTTGCCACGAACGCCAAGAAACGGCAATCAAGGGTTATCTTAAATGCTATGTGGATGAATCCCTTTATGATGTAGTTAAAGCGGAAAGAGATTCCTTTATTGTACGCTATCCCCAAAGTAAAATCGATTTGGTTACTGTTAAAGCACGAGAAGGTATAACCGCTGTGTTTAACGGAGAGACTAAATTATTTGTTAGTTCAAGAAATTTAAATGACGAAGAAAGAACCTTTTATGATAAGCAAAAATCTCAAATGAAGGGATTCAAATTCTGTTTTGATGCGGTCGTTCCGATTGTTCGTGAAAATGACCCTAATGAAAAGATAACGCTGGATGAAATAAAAAAAATACTTAGGGGAGAAAGACGCGATTTTACAGTATTTGTCCCGGAACACAATTCCGGTGTTTATGAATATTTAAAAGAAAAATTGCTTGATAATCAGGAACCCAAAAATGTTTCAATAGTTCAAAGTGAAAAAGAGACAATCAGTAAAGTGAAATCTGTTAAAAATAGTTTAGGGTTTGTAGGACTTAACACATTGTCCGATGTAAAGGGAGTGAAAATTTTAGAAGTCGCTTCAAAGACAAGAAGCGACGGTGAGTCATTATATTATAAACCATATGTCGCATATCTTGTAAGCGAGTCTTATCCATTAGTAAGAACAACAACAATTTTCATTAATGATTATGGAATTGGTTTAGCAGCGGGATTTTCTACATTCTTAACAAGTTATGATGGTCAAAAAATAGTTTCACAAAATAATCTGGGACCTGCAACAGTTCCCGTAAAAATGGTTGAACTAAATCGGCGGTAA
- a CDS encoding energy transducer TonB: MSETNSTKNNGGIYGAFELKKLYPRNYSIGVMVAIILHIVGLTSYYVYQAMTREEYDNIPTVRMMKYSELGPPPSLTNEAPPQIAVASQTIAPTVGVPVPVPSEEAPPEQTIQSQQEMSQQAAPSLSTDMGSGAAQITSDIKIEEEKSDDPDFDKFIPYEKGPEMIVSAKPEYPEIAKRAGITGKVFVKVLVDKEGKPKRAVVIKSDSELFNDAAIAAAMKSAFTPAIQNQHPIAVWIVLPYKFQLQDNQ, translated from the coding sequence ATGTCAGAGACTAATTCAACAAAAAATAACGGCGGGATTTACGGAGCCTTCGAATTAAAGAAGCTCTACCCCAGGAATTATTCCATCGGAGTGATGGTTGCAATTATTCTTCATATAGTCGGCTTGACTTCCTATTATGTTTATCAAGCTATGACAAGAGAAGAATACGACAACATTCCGACAGTAAGAATGATGAAATACAGCGAACTTGGACCCCCACCTTCACTTACAAACGAAGCTCCTCCTCAAATCGCTGTAGCAAGTCAAACAATAGCTCCTACTGTTGGCGTGCCTGTTCCAGTTCCTTCGGAAGAAGCTCCTCCGGAACAGACGATTCAATCACAACAAGAGATGAGTCAGCAAGCTGCACCTTCATTAAGTACAGATATGGGTTCGGGAGCGGCGCAGATTACTTCAGATATTAAAATCGAAGAAGAAAAAAGTGACGACCCCGATTTTGACAAATTTATTCCTTATGAAAAAGGACCGGAAATGATTGTTAGTGCAAAACCGGAATATCCTGAGATTGCAAAACGAGCCGGTATAACTGGTAAAGTATTTGTCAAAGTTCTGGTTGATAAAGAAGGTAAACCCAAAAGAGCTGTTGTAATTAAATCCGATTCTGAGTTGTTTAATGATGCAGCAATTGCTGCGGCAATGAAATCCGCTTTTACTCCTGCTATTCAGAATCAGCATCCAATAGCTGTTTGGATTGTACTTCCTTACAAATTTCAATTGCAGGATAACCAATAG
- a CDS encoding biopolymer transporter ExbD, translating into MAGGDVGGGGGSHKKRGKKKAKKRVSIRIDMTPMVDVAFLLLTFFMLTTVFRKPNVLELNFPPDKDATVKMDEKNLLTVRCDDQMNLFWNVGFELPHKLTFAELRKFLKDKRTENPKFVVLIKIDRKSKYHAMVDIVDELNLAGLGKYAFSPMTDIDKKEMSKATI; encoded by the coding sequence ATGGCCGGTGGAGATGTTGGCGGCGGTGGTGGCAGCCACAAAAAGCGTGGAAAGAAAAAAGCCAAAAAAAGAGTTAGCATTAGAATTGATATGACTCCTATGGTAGACGTGGCTTTTCTGCTTCTTACATTTTTCATGCTTACTACCGTTTTTAGAAAACCCAACGTACTTGAACTAAATTTTCCTCCTGATAAAGATGCGACAGTTAAGATGGATGAAAAAAACTTATTGACGGTTCGGTGCGATGATCAAATGAATCTTTTTTGGAATGTCGGCTTTGAACTTCCTCATAAACTCACATTTGCTGAATTGAGAAAGTTTTTGAAAGATAAACGAACTGAAAATCCTAAATTCGTTGTTCTAATAAAAATTGACAGGAAGAGCAAGTACCATGCTATGGTTGATATTGTGGACGAACTAAATCTTGCGGGATTGGGAAAATATGCGTTTTCACCAATGACCGATATTGACAAGAAAGAAATGTCAAAAGCAACCATTTAA
- a CDS encoding biopolymer transporter ExbD: MPRIKKARVAIRIDMTPMVDVAFLLLTFFMLTTQFKPPEAVQIELPLSHSEAKLPESNTMTINISDSSKIYLGFDSSNLMESIFGQQNKLKEAIEVKPEALGELLMKARIANPKLGTIVKADANADYGQVSDVIDILQKVLISRFVMVTNFKTN, from the coding sequence ATGCCGCGCATTAAAAAAGCCCGAGTCGCGATTAGAATTGATATGACTCCTATGGTGGACGTGGCCTTTTTGTTATTAACATTTTTCATGTTAACTACACAGTTCAAACCACCGGAAGCAGTGCAAATTGAATTGCCTCTTTCTCACTCGGAAGCAAAACTTCCAGAGTCGAATACGATGACTATCAATATAAGCGACAGCAGTAAGATTTATCTTGGATTCGATTCTTCTAATCTTATGGAAAGTATTTTTGGTCAACAAAACAAGTTAAAAGAAGCTATAGAAGTGAAACCAGAAGCTTTAGGTGAACTTCTTATGAAAGCAAGAATTGCCAATCCTAAGCTTGGAACTATTGTAAAAGCAGATGCTAATGCAGATTATGGTCAGGTTTCCGATGTTATAGATATTTTACAGAAAGTACTTATTTCACGATTTGTAATGGTTACTAATTTTAAAACAAATTAA
- a CDS encoding MotA/TolQ/ExbB proton channel family protein has product MKQSAFIVILFVLAMVVSVAIYEVGLGNPANFSDAAKEKPVNTLGRTYTGGPLISLLIALSIMDVAIIIERSLSLKKAAGKKAIPKFFKGVIDQIRAGQIDAAITSCDAQRGSVANVLRAALSRYKELTSGKSSIDAEKQLVEVQRSVEEAMMLEVPILEKNLIALSTIASIATMTGLLGTVIGMIRAFAALAQSGAPDAIALATGISEALFNTAGGLFVAIIGIVSYNFFVNKVDNFTFQVDEASYNVIQLLKSK; this is encoded by the coding sequence ATGAAACAGTCTGCTTTTATTGTTATCCTCTTTGTTCTGGCAATGGTAGTTTCTGTTGCAATCTACGAAGTCGGTTTAGGTAATCCAGCCAACTTCTCAGATGCAGCCAAAGAAAAACCCGTTAATACTTTAGGCCGTACGTACACCGGTGGTCCTCTTATTTCTCTTTTAATTGCCCTTTCAATCATGGACGTTGCTATTATTATCGAAAGATCTCTTTCATTAAAAAAAGCAGCTGGAAAGAAAGCAATTCCGAAATTCTTCAAAGGCGTGATTGATCAAATTAGAGCCGGACAGATAGATGCAGCAATTACTTCTTGCGACGCTCAACGCGGTTCAGTTGCAAACGTTCTTAGAGCAGCATTAAGCCGTTATAAAGAATTGACTTCTGGTAAATCATCCATTGATGCTGAAAAACAACTTGTTGAAGTTCAGCGCTCGGTTGAAGAAGCAATGATGCTTGAAGTACCGATCTTGGAAAAGAACTTGATTGCTCTTTCGACAATCGCATCAATTGCAACAATGACGGGTCTTCTTGGAACAGTTATCGGTATGATCCGTGCATTTGCGGCTCTTGCTCAATCTGGCGCACCAGATGCAATTGCTCTTGCAACCGGTATTTCTGAAGCGTTATTCAACACAGCAGGCGGTTTGTTCGTTGCTATCATTGGTATCGTTTCTTATAACTTCTTCGTAAATAAAGTTGATAACTTCACATTCCAGGTAGATGAAGCATCATACAATGTAATCCAACTTCTTAAAAGCAAGTGA